A stretch of the Bacillus anthracis str. Vollum genome encodes the following:
- a CDS encoding MarR family winged helix-turn-helix transcriptional regulator: MESREWERIVDHLLSLVPLFYRKFMLPGEFSSQRHMPPSHTQVLLLLHENGTLAVSEIGKRLAISRPNMTPLLNKLIQEELIERHYSEKDRRVILISLTAEGKLLVNQYQQFILDKLKESFQTLSEEEREKLIHSLQTIQNLILKTNV, from the coding sequence ATGGAATCACGCGAGTGGGAACGTATTGTTGATCATCTTCTTTCGCTAGTGCCTCTTTTTTATCGCAAATTTATGCTTCCTGGAGAATTTTCTTCTCAAAGACATATGCCGCCATCACATACACAAGTATTACTGCTTCTGCATGAAAATGGCACATTAGCAGTTTCCGAAATCGGCAAGCGGCTAGCGATTTCACGGCCTAACATGACACCTCTATTAAACAAACTGATTCAAGAAGAACTAATAGAGCGTCATTATAGCGAAAAAGATCGACGGGTCATTTTAATTTCCCTAACAGCTGAAGGGAAATTGTTAGTAAATCAGTATCAACAATTCATTTTAGACAAATTAAAAGAAAGTTTTCAAACATTATCTGAGGAAGAGCGTGAAAAGCTCATCCACTCTCTTCAAACTATTCAAAATTTAATTTTGAAAACAAATGTATAA
- the nhaC gene encoding Na+/H+ antiporter NhaC, with protein sequence MVSKIESVLLTIFIFFCIGFSVIKLEVSPHIPILFGIVLLLAFGFMKKIDWSTMEKGMISSISAGIPSIFIFLLVGVLISVWIAAGTIPTLMVYGFQLVSPKIFIPTVFVVCAIVGTSIGSAFTTAATVGLAFMGMGSALGYDPALIAGAIISGAFFGDKMSPLSDTTNLAPAVTGVDLFEHIRNMLWTTVPAFIIAFIAFFILGSGTSGDVDFTNFISTVEKNATISIFTLIPILLLFLFAFKKVPAVPTLLAGIIVGIIILFIFKPSTSLTDLMKIMQDGYVSKTGIKDIDSLLSRGGLQSMMMSIALIFLALCMGGLLQGMGIITQLMNIISSFVKTSTRLIISTASTAIGVNFLLGEQYLSIVLTGQAFANKYDEVGLERRNLSRVLEDAGTVINPLVPWGVSGVFLSNVLGVPTFDYVPFAIFCLACPIVTIIVGFTGFGLSWKKEKAVTIS encoded by the coding sequence ATGGTTTCAAAAATTGAATCTGTTCTTTTAACAATTTTTATCTTTTTCTGTATTGGCTTTAGTGTTATCAAATTAGAAGTTTCACCACACATCCCGATTTTATTTGGTATCGTTCTTTTATTAGCATTTGGATTTATGAAAAAAATTGATTGGTCTACTATGGAAAAAGGAATGATAAGTAGTATTTCAGCTGGTATTCCGTCTATTTTTATTTTCTTACTTGTAGGCGTATTAATTAGTGTTTGGATCGCCGCTGGAACAATTCCAACTTTAATGGTATACGGCTTCCAGCTTGTATCTCCTAAAATTTTCATTCCAACTGTTTTTGTTGTTTGTGCAATTGTTGGAACAAGTATCGGTAGTGCCTTTACAACTGCTGCTACTGTAGGACTTGCCTTTATGGGTATGGGTAGTGCTCTCGGATACGATCCAGCTCTAATCGCTGGTGCAATTATTTCTGGTGCATTCTTTGGAGATAAAATGTCTCCTTTATCTGATACAACAAACTTAGCGCCAGCTGTAACAGGTGTAGATTTATTTGAGCACATTCGCAACATGCTTTGGACAACAGTTCCAGCTTTCATTATTGCTTTTATCGCATTTTTCATTTTAGGAAGCGGTACTAGTGGAGATGTTGACTTCACAAACTTCATTAGCACAGTAGAGAAAAATGCAACGATTTCTATCTTTACACTTATTCCAATTTTATTACTGTTCCTATTCGCATTTAAGAAGGTACCCGCAGTTCCAACATTACTTGCTGGAATTATAGTAGGGATCATTATCCTCTTTATATTTAAACCTAGTACTTCTTTAACTGATTTAATGAAAATTATGCAAGACGGTTACGTTTCTAAAACTGGTATAAAAGATATTGATAGCTTATTATCTCGCGGTGGCCTGCAAAGTATGATGATGTCAATCGCTCTTATTTTCCTAGCTCTTTGTATGGGAGGATTATTACAAGGAATGGGTATTATCACGCAGCTAATGAATATCATCTCTAGCTTCGTAAAAACTAGCACACGCTTAATCATCTCTACTGCCTCAACTGCAATCGGTGTAAACTTCTTACTTGGTGAGCAGTACTTATCTATCGTCTTAACAGGACAAGCATTTGCTAATAAATACGATGAAGTCGGTTTAGAACGTCGTAATTTATCACGTGTATTAGAAGACGCAGGTACAGTTATTAACCCCCTCGTACCGTGGGGAGTAAGTGGTGTATTCTTATCGAACGTCCTTGGTGTTCCGACATTTGATTACGTTCCATTCGCAATCTTCTGCTTAGCTTGTCCAATCGTAACAATTATTGTTGGTTTCACTGGATTTGGCCTTTCATGGAAGAAAGAAAAGGCAGTAACAATTTCATAA
- a CDS encoding GDSL-type esterase/lipase family protein, which translates to MKKVILTIVCLLLLIISYSYFEKNDETKQNEPAEKIEKTSTPSWIDKQTNDSFYHLVLGDSLAKGYGSTQGGFAELASTQIEAQIHKPITVENLGINGLTTDRLAKKVQSEDVKQKIRAANIITINIGGNNLFRLNRDVGVIDGIKMLNKEKAHFEADVKNIVKTVRDQNPDALLILSELYNPLQLDDSIASYADMFLDGWNESVYSISKANQPSIVLPIRKLISNDKKELLFDQVHPNDKGYTIIADSFTKKVLAYKY; encoded by the coding sequence ATGAAAAAAGTCATCTTAACAATTGTTTGTCTCCTCCTTCTAATCATTTCTTATTCTTATTTTGAAAAGAACGATGAGACAAAACAAAATGAACCCGCAGAAAAAATAGAAAAAACATCTACTCCCAGTTGGATTGATAAGCAAACAAACGATTCCTTTTATCATCTCGTACTAGGTGATTCGCTCGCCAAAGGATATGGATCGACACAAGGTGGATTTGCTGAATTAGCCTCTACACAAATAGAAGCACAAATTCATAAACCAATTACTGTAGAAAACCTTGGAATAAACGGTCTTACAACAGATCGTCTCGCTAAAAAAGTTCAATCAGAAGATGTAAAACAAAAAATTAGAGCAGCAAATATCATTACAATTAATATTGGAGGAAATAATTTATTTCGCTTAAATCGTGATGTCGGTGTTATAGACGGTATTAAAATGTTAAATAAGGAAAAAGCTCATTTTGAAGCGGATGTAAAAAATATTGTAAAGACAGTCCGAGATCAAAATCCGGATGCTTTACTCATTCTTTCTGAACTCTATAACCCGTTACAACTCGATGACTCCATCGCAAGTTATGCAGATATGTTTTTAGATGGCTGGAATGAATCCGTTTATTCCATTTCAAAAGCAAATCAACCATCTATCGTTTTGCCAATTCGTAAATTAATATCGAATGATAAAAAAGAATTACTCTTTGACCAAGTACACCCAAATGATAAAGGCTATACGATTATTGCCGATTCATTTACAAAAAAAGTGTTGGCCTACAAATATTAA
- the cpdB gene encoding bifunctional 2',3'-cyclic-nucleotide 2'-phosphodiesterase/3'-nucleotidase, protein MLAGATLAIGVMAPQVLPATAHADEKTGESTVNLRILETSDIHVNLMNYDYYQTKTDNKVGLVQTATLVNKAREEAKNSVLFDDGDALQGTPLGDYVANKINDPKKPVDPSYTHPLYRLMNLMKYDVISLGNHEFNYGLDYLNKVISKTEFPVINSNVYKDDKDNNEENDQNYFKPYHVFEKEVEDESGQKQKVKIGVMGFVPPQVMNWDKANLEGKVKAKDIVETAKKMVPKMKAEGADVIVALAHSGVDKSGYNVGMENASYYLTEVPGVDAVLMGHSHTEVKDVFNGVPVVMPGVFGSNLGIIDMQLKKVNGKWEVQKEQSKPQLRPIADSKGNPLVQSDQNLVNEIKDDHQATIDYVNTAVGKTTAPINSYFSLVQDDPSVQLVTNAQKWYVEKLFAENGQYSKYKGIPVLSAGAPFKAGGRNGATYYTDIPAGTLAIKNVADLYVYPNTLYAVKVNGAQVKEWLEMSAGQFNQIDPKKTEEQPLVNIGYPTYNFDILDGLKYEIDVTQPAKYDKDGKVVNANTNRIINMTYEGKPVADNQEFIVATNNYRGSSQTFPGVSKGEVVYQSQDETRQIIVKYMQETPVIDPAADKNWAFKPIVADKLNTTFDSSPNAQKYIKKDGNISYVGPSENEFAKYAIDITKKNDDDKETGGENPTIPPTGEGDNGENPTTPPTGEGNNGENPTTPPTGEGNNGGNPTTPSTDEGNNAGSGQTTTDNQNSKETTTVSENKEERDLPKTGTNVASTIGAGLAFIGAGFLLLFRRKKANR, encoded by the coding sequence ATGCTGGCTGGAGCAACTCTTGCTATTGGTGTAATGGCGCCGCAAGTATTGCCAGCAACAGCTCATGCGGATGAGAAAACTGGGGAGAGTACAGTTAACTTACGAATTCTAGAAACATCAGATATTCACGTTAACTTAATGAATTACGATTATTACCAAACGAAAACAGATAATAAAGTAGGTCTTGTGCAAACTGCAACACTTGTTAATAAAGCTCGTGAAGAAGCGAAGAACTCTGTCCTATTTGATGATGGGGATGCATTACAAGGGACACCGCTTGGAGATTATGTAGCGAATAAAATAAATGATCCGAAGAAGCCTGTGGATCCTAGTTATACACATCCATTATATCGTTTAATGAATTTAATGAAGTATGACGTCATCTCTCTTGGGAATCATGAATTTAACTACGGTTTAGATTATTTAAACAAAGTGATTAGTAAAACAGAGTTCCCGGTTATTAACTCAAACGTCTATAAAGATGATAAAGATAATAATGAAGAGAACGACCAAAATTACTTTAAACCATATCATGTTTTTGAAAAAGAAGTAGAAGATGAATCAGGGCAAAAACAAAAAGTGAAAATTGGCGTAATGGGATTTGTTCCACCTCAAGTTATGAACTGGGATAAAGCAAATTTAGAAGGAAAAGTGAAAGCAAAAGATATAGTTGAAACAGCAAAGAAAATGGTGCCAAAAATGAAAGCAGAAGGTGCAGATGTTATCGTTGCACTAGCGCATTCCGGTGTTGATAAGAGTGGATACAACGTCGGTATGGAAAACGCGTCGTATTATTTAACAGAGGTTCCTGGTGTAGATGCAGTATTAATGGGACATTCACATACTGAAGTGAAGGATGTATTTAATGGTGTTCCAGTTGTAATGCCTGGTGTCTTTGGAAGTAACTTAGGTATTATTGATATGCAATTGAAAAAAGTAAATGGAAAATGGGAAGTACAAAAAGAGCAATCGAAGCCGCAACTTCGTCCGATTGCTGATAGTAAAGGAAACCCACTCGTACAATCTGATCAAAATTTAGTTAATGAAATTAAAGATGATCATCAAGCGACAATTGATTATGTGAATACAGCTGTAGGAAAAACGACAGCGCCAATTAATAGTTATTTCTCATTAGTACAAGATGATCCTTCTGTACAACTTGTGACAAATGCACAGAAATGGTATGTAGAAAAGTTATTTGCTGAAAATGGACAGTATAGTAAATATAAAGGAATTCCAGTTTTATCTGCAGGTGCACCATTTAAAGCAGGTGGCCGAAACGGTGCTACATATTATACGGATATTCCAGCTGGAACGTTAGCGATTAAAAACGTTGCAGATTTATATGTATATCCAAATACGTTATATGCTGTAAAAGTAAATGGGGCACAAGTAAAAGAATGGCTTGAAATGTCTGCAGGTCAGTTTAATCAAATTGATCCAAAGAAAACAGAAGAACAGCCATTAGTAAATATCGGATACCCTACATATAACTTTGATATTTTAGATGGCTTAAAATACGAAATTGATGTAACACAACCAGCGAAATACGATAAAGATGGAAAAGTTGTAAATGCTAATACGAATCGTATTATAAATATGACATATGAAGGTAAGCCAGTAGCTGACAATCAAGAGTTTATCGTCGCTACAAATAACTATCGTGGAAGTAGCCAAACGTTCCCAGGTGTAAGTAAAGGGGAAGTTGTATACCAATCACAAGATGAAACACGTCAAATCATTGTGAAGTATATGCAAGAAACACCAGTTATTGATCCGGCAGCAGATAAAAATTGGGCATTTAAACCGATTGTTGCAGATAAATTAAATACAACATTTGATTCTTCACCGAATGCACAAAAGTATATAAAGAAAGATGGGAACATATCGTATGTTGGACCATCTGAAAATGAATTCGCTAAATATGCAATTGATATAACGAAGAAGAACGATGATGATAAGGAAACTGGTGGAGAGAACCCGACAATACCGCCAACCGGTGAAGGAGATAATGGAGAGAACCCGACAACACCGCCAACTGGTGAAGGAAATAATGGAGAGAACCCGACGACACCACCAACAGGTGAAGGAAACAATGGAGGAAATCCAACCACACCATCAACAGATGAAGGTAATAATGCTGGATCTGGACAAACTACAACGGATAATCAAAACTCAAAAGAAACAACAACTGTAAGTGAGAACAAAGAAGAACGTGATTTACCGAAAACAGGTACAAATGTTGCGTCTACAATTGGAGCAGGTTTGGCGTTTATCGGAGCTGGATTCCTTCTGTTATTTAGAAGAAAGAAAGCAAATAGATAA